A single window of Rhizobium sp. CCGE531 DNA harbors:
- a CDS encoding TIM barrel protein produces the protein MTRFSANLGFLWQELSLPDAIRAAKAAGFDAVECHYPYDTSAEAVRQALDETGLPMLGLNTARGNVAAGDNGLAAIPGREDEARGVIDQAMDYAAAIGARNVHVMAGKAAGDEARTTFIANLRYACERAGKVGATVLIEPLNHRDAPGYFLQTADQALEIIAEVGAENVKLMFDCYHIQIMQGDLTHRLQAHMPAIGHIQIAAVPDRREPDHGEIDYRHLLQFLETLGYDKPIGAEYRPATTTDAGLAWLQAYR, from the coding sequence ATGACGCGCTTTTCCGCCAATCTGGGATTCCTGTGGCAGGAGCTTTCCCTTCCCGATGCGATCCGCGCCGCCAAGGCTGCCGGTTTCGATGCCGTGGAATGCCACTACCCCTATGACACTTCCGCCGAAGCCGTGCGTCAGGCATTGGACGAAACCGGTCTTCCCATGCTTGGCCTCAATACCGCCCGCGGCAATGTCGCGGCTGGCGATAACGGGCTTGCCGCCATTCCGGGGCGCGAGGACGAAGCGCGTGGCGTCATCGATCAGGCGATGGACTATGCGGCCGCCATCGGCGCACGAAACGTGCATGTGATGGCCGGCAAGGCTGCCGGCGACGAGGCTCGAACCACCTTCATCGCCAATCTGCGCTATGCCTGCGAACGCGCCGGCAAAGTGGGAGCGACCGTGCTGATCGAGCCGCTCAACCATCGCGACGCGCCCGGCTACTTCCTGCAGACGGCGGATCAGGCGCTCGAGATCATTGCTGAAGTGGGCGCCGAGAACGTCAAACTGATGTTCGACTGCTATCACATCCAGATCATGCAGGGCGACCTGACCCATAGGCTGCAAGCACATATGCCGGCCATCGGCCACATCCAGATCGCCGCCGTTCCGGACCGGCGCGAACCGGACCATGGGGAGATCGATTACCGTCACCTTCTGCAGTTCCTGGAAACGCTTGGCTATGACAAGCCGATCGGCGCGGAATATCGGCCGGCAACCACGACGGACGCAGGGCTCGCCTGGCTGCAGGCATACAGATGA